One genomic window of Desulfuromonas sp. AOP6 includes the following:
- a CDS encoding Hsp20/alpha crystallin family protein, whose protein sequence is MATKELYDNNKENKTLTREQTRSARNYVAPAVDIMETDEGLTLLADMPGVSKENLHIGIEKGVLTIEGEVPSAQGEELYREFSLAAYYRQFQLPDEIDPDKARAEVKDGVLKLHLPKAEAAKPRRIEISAG, encoded by the coding sequence ATGGCAACCAAGGAACTTTACGACAACAACAAGGAGAATAAAACCCTGACCAGGGAGCAGACCCGCTCTGCCCGCAACTACGTCGCCCCGGCCGTCGATATCATGGAGACGGACGAGGGGCTGACGCTGCTGGCAGACATGCCCGGCGTTTCCAAGGAGAATCTGCACATCGGCATCGAAAAGGGCGTTTTGACCATCGAAGGCGAAGTGCCATCCGCCCAGGGGGAAGAGCTCTACCGGGAGTTTTCTCTGGCGGCCTACTATCGTCAGTTTCAGCTTCCCGACGAGATCGACCCCGACAAAGCCAGGGCCGAAGTCAAGGACGGCGTGCTCAAACTGCATCTGCCCAAGGCGGAGGCCGCCAAGCCGCGTCGCATTGAAATCAGCGCCGGCTGA
- a CDS encoding Hsp20/alpha crystallin family protein, whose product MANWDLFREMDSLRREMESAFRGFGAGRLLEPAFLPGVGARPFPRINLREDADNYYVEALVPGIEADQLEMTLQKGSLTLSGERKEVEGEEKAKVWHRRERGFGAFLRTIELPGEVDGEKVAAAYRDGILRVTLPKQEAAKPKKIAVQVG is encoded by the coding sequence ATGGCAAACTGGGATCTTTTCAGGGAAATGGACAGTCTTCGTCGGGAAATGGAAAGTGCTTTTCGCGGCTTCGGTGCTGGGCGCCTGCTTGAACCGGCCTTTCTGCCGGGCGTGGGGGCACGGCCCTTCCCGCGCATCAATCTACGGGAGGATGCCGACAACTACTATGTTGAAGCGCTGGTGCCGGGGATTGAGGCGGACCAGCTTGAGATGACACTGCAGAAGGGGAGCCTGACCCTCTCTGGGGAAAGGAAAGAGGTCGAAGGAGAGGAGAAGGCCAAGGTCTGGCACCGCCGTGAGCGTGGGTTTGGCGCCTTTCTGCGTACCATCGAACTGCCCGGCGAGGTGGATGGTGAAAAAGTGGCAGCCGCCTACCGTGACGGTATCCTGCGCGTGACCCTGCCGAAACAGGAAGCGGCCAAGCCGAAAAAAATCGCCGTTCAGGTTGGCTAA
- a CDS encoding sigma 54-interacting transcriptional regulator, which yields MRADGENAVDLPTRAPDLVATRAGTGTWRVLKLSPALAEWLGVASAEAIGAPLEELFAGVRPALPDLADEAIERDLPLPDLQLRVTGRENVLLMVEVRPGGLTSDFRGRTVTFTFRQPTSAERDKVETFHGMVGSSPLTREVFRKISLYGPTAAAVVVTGETGAGKELVARALHECSDRASGSYIAVNCSAISAELLESELFGHEKGAFTGAVRTHVGRFERADGGTLFLDEIGDMPLHTQAKLLRVLEEGTFERVGGESTRRIDVRIVAATNVPLEQAVGQGRFRADLYHRLSVLRIHLPPLRERKEDIPALVSHFLQIFSQKYGRRIHRLTGEALALLQSYLWPGNIRELRNVLERVFIETPGEVIGAKAFREWIQERRHFAAGEWGASPAETSPMIPPYPLLSAPSLLEGPAVSPSSANLPRRQSTRQVELDADEIRQAFQAADGNLTAAARLLGVHRATLYRYLDKLDLTRRDLES from the coding sequence ATGCGTGCTGACGGTGAAAATGCGGTTGACCTGCCGACCAGAGCGCCTGATCTGGTCGCAACCAGGGCGGGCACAGGGACCTGGCGCGTACTGAAGCTGTCACCGGCTTTGGCCGAATGGCTCGGCGTTGCCTCTGCCGAAGCCATCGGTGCTCCCCTTGAAGAACTCTTTGCCGGCGTTCGCCCCGCTCTGCCGGATCTGGCCGACGAAGCCATCGAGCGTGACCTGCCTTTGCCTGATCTGCAGCTTCGCGTCACTGGCCGGGAAAATGTTCTGCTCATGGTGGAAGTGCGTCCCGGCGGTTTGACCTCGGACTTTCGGGGACGCACCGTGACCTTCACCTTTCGCCAGCCGACCTCGGCGGAACGGGATAAGGTGGAAACGTTCCACGGTATGGTCGGCTCCAGTCCGTTGACGCGGGAGGTCTTTCGCAAGATCAGTCTTTACGGGCCGACGGCCGCCGCCGTGGTGGTGACGGGGGAGACGGGTGCCGGCAAGGAACTGGTGGCCCGCGCCCTGCACGAATGCAGCGATCGGGCCAGCGGTTCCTATATCGCCGTCAACTGCAGCGCCATCTCGGCGGAACTGCTTGAATCGGAACTTTTCGGGCATGAAAAGGGGGCTTTTACCGGGGCGGTGCGCACCCATGTCGGCCGCTTCGAGCGAGCGGACGGCGGCACCCTCTTTCTCGACGAGATCGGCGACATGCCTCTGCATACCCAGGCCAAACTCCTGCGCGTGCTGGAAGAGGGAACCTTTGAGCGCGTCGGTGGCGAAAGCACTCGCCGTATTGATGTGCGCATTGTGGCCGCCACCAACGTCCCCCTCGAGCAGGCGGTGGGGCAGGGGCGTTTCCGGGCCGATCTTTACCATCGCCTCTCGGTGCTGCGCATCCACCTGCCGCCGCTGCGAGAGCGCAAGGAGGATATCCCCGCCCTGGTTTCCCATTTCCTGCAGATCTTCAGCCAGAAATACGGCCGTCGCATCCATCGCCTCACCGGTGAAGCGCTGGCCCTGCTGCAATCCTACCTGTGGCCGGGCAACATCCGTGAGCTGCGCAACGTCCTCGAACGGGTCTTTATCGAAACGCCGGGCGAGGTGATCGGGGCCAAGGCCTTTCGTGAGTGGATTCAGGAGCGTCGCCACTTTGCCGCTGGTGAATGGGGGGCTTCTCCGGCGGAAACCTCCCCCATGATCCCGCCGTATCCTCTGCTTTCCGCGCCTTCGCTTCTCGAAGGTCCCGCAGTCTCTCCCTCGTCGGCGAACCTTCCCCGGCGCCAATCGACCCGGCAGGTTGAGCTCGACGCTGACGAGATCCGCCAGGCCTTCCAGGCCGCCGACGGCAACCTGACGGCCGCAGCCCGCCTGCTCGGCGTGCACCGCGCCACCCTCTACCGCTATCTCGACAAGCTCGATCTTACCCGCCGCGACCTCGAATCCTAG
- a CDS encoding EAL domain-containing protein, with product MSSSSSSKPENIPHPQGKREFSVLLVEDDQGIRNLAKIHLERLGCRVLLASSGREAVDILNENACDLMLLDFGLPDMTGHQLLDEISPRHPHLPFLVTTGHGSEKVAVEFMKRGALDYVIKDESFWKNLPKAVERARDHLAMARRLEKAKEALRQSEERYRALTENTNDVTVIFDDSFDVHYVSPSVERVLGLTPTEFAADGLIKALHGSDLPLYKRAVEQAAATAGETVKIDNFRLHHQKDNWLNMEGQVTDLRHLASVQGLVLNCRDITDRIEAENRLKENQARLKHLAHHDPLTNLPNRTLFKERLNQALAKARRSGEQVAIVFLDLDRFKKINDSLGHEAGDHLLKDVASRLRTCIRQSDTVARLGGDEFVLILEDITQPGPVIAVANKILSSLAQPFAINDYELYITTSIGISLFPTDGDEATVLMKCADVAMYRVKEQGRNNYQFYQPDMNARAREMLLMESALRKALDNHELDVFYQPQLDLATGQLLGMEAMLRWIHPEQGTLCPRDFLALAEETGLIEPYGYWAIQEACRQNKEWQEQGYQPVTVAINISQRLFHKANLVVKIEEILQQTGLASEYLELEITEAMVMDDIKRVQATMQELHDMGVKLTLDDFGTGYSCLGQLKRFPLSKLKIDQNFIKDVATSPDDAAITATIIALGRGMHLDVIAEGVETPEQLRFLREHQCRQAQGFLFCHPLPPEQLTHFLDKNA from the coding sequence ATGTCGTCTTCTTCTAGTTCAAAACCGGAAAACATTCCTCACCCTCAAGGGAAAAGGGAATTTTCCGTTCTGCTTGTAGAAGACGACCAGGGTATCCGCAACCTGGCCAAAATTCATCTGGAACGTCTCGGCTGTCGTGTTCTGCTGGCATCCTCCGGTCGCGAAGCCGTTGACATTTTGAATGAGAACGCCTGCGACCTGATGCTGCTGGACTTCGGTCTTCCCGACATGACCGGTCATCAACTCCTTGACGAAATCTCCCCTCGGCATCCGCACCTCCCCTTTCTGGTCACCACCGGTCACGGCAGTGAAAAAGTCGCCGTGGAGTTCATGAAGCGCGGCGCCCTCGACTACGTCATCAAGGATGAAAGTTTCTGGAAAAATCTCCCCAAAGCCGTGGAAAGAGCCAGGGACCATCTGGCCATGGCCCGGCGCCTCGAAAAAGCCAAGGAAGCCCTGCGCCAGAGCGAAGAACGCTACCGCGCCCTGACGGAGAACACCAACGACGTCACCGTCATCTTTGACGACAGCTTCGACGTCCACTATGTCAGTCCCTCGGTCGAGCGGGTGCTTGGCCTGACTCCCACTGAATTCGCGGCCGACGGTCTGATTAAAGCCCTGCATGGCAGTGATCTGCCCCTATACAAAAGGGCCGTGGAACAGGCAGCGGCGACCGCCGGCGAAACGGTCAAAATCGACAATTTCCGTCTACACCACCAAAAGGACAACTGGCTCAACATGGAAGGCCAGGTCACGGATCTCCGACATCTTGCCAGCGTCCAGGGGCTCGTTCTTAACTGCCGGGATATCACCGATCGCATCGAAGCAGAGAACAGACTGAAGGAGAACCAGGCACGCCTCAAGCATCTGGCCCACCATGACCCCCTGACCAACCTCCCCAACCGCACTCTTTTCAAGGAGCGCCTCAATCAGGCGCTGGCCAAGGCCAGGCGTTCCGGCGAGCAGGTGGCGATTGTCTTTCTCGACCTCGATCGTTTTAAAAAAATCAACGATTCCCTCGGTCACGAAGCAGGCGACCACCTGCTCAAGGATGTAGCCTCACGTCTGCGTACCTGCATACGCCAGTCCGATACCGTCGCCCGTCTCGGCGGCGATGAATTTGTCCTCATCCTGGAGGATATTACCCAGCCGGGACCCGTCATCGCCGTCGCCAATAAGATTCTCAGCTCCCTGGCGCAGCCTTTTGCCATTAATGACTATGAACTCTACATTACCACCAGCATAGGCATCAGCCTCTTTCCCACCGACGGCGACGAGGCCACGGTTTTGATGAAATGCGCCGATGTGGCCATGTATCGGGTGAAAGAACAGGGACGGAACAACTACCAGTTTTACCAACCGGACATGAATGCCCGGGCGCGGGAAATGCTGTTGATGGAAAGTGCCCTGCGCAAGGCGCTGGACAACCACGAGTTGGATGTTTTCTATCAGCCCCAGCTTGATCTGGCCACCGGGCAACTCCTCGGCATGGAGGCCATGCTGCGCTGGATTCATCCCGAGCAGGGCACTCTCTGTCCGCGGGATTTTCTTGCCCTGGCCGAAGAGACCGGACTGATCGAGCCCTATGGTTACTGGGCTATCCAGGAAGCCTGCCGCCAGAACAAAGAGTGGCAGGAGCAAGGCTACCAGCCTGTCACCGTTGCCATCAACATCTCCCAGCGCCTTTTTCACAAAGCCAACCTGGTAGTCAAAATAGAGGAGATCCTTCAGCAGACGGGCCTTGCTTCCGAATACCTTGAACTCGAAATCACCGAAGCCATGGTCATGGACGATATCAAACGGGTGCAGGCCACCATGCAGGAGCTTCACGACATGGGAGTCAAACTCACCCTGGACGACTTCGGCACCGGCTACTCCTGTCTCGGACAGCTGAAGCGCTTTCCCCTGTCCAAGCTGAAGATTGACCAGAACTTCATCAAGGATGTCGCCACCAGCCCCGATGACGCTGCCATCACCGCCACCATTATCGCCCTCGGCCGAGGAATGCACCTGGATGTCATCGCTGAAGGCGTCGAGACTCCCGAGCAGCTGCGTTTTCTACGGGAACACCAGTGCCGACAGGCGCAGGGCTTCCTCTTCTGTCATCCCCTGCCCCCCGAGCAACTCACACACTTTCTGGACAAAAACGCCTGA